A genome region from Sceloporus undulatus isolate JIND9_A2432 ecotype Alabama chromosome 1, SceUnd_v1.1, whole genome shotgun sequence includes the following:
- the ADAM17 gene encoding disintegrin and metalloproteinase domain-containing protein 17 isoform X1 translates to MRVPARPLPASLLVLLVLLGAWAKAPPLTPLQAPGHERLESVLSDYDILSLSNIHQHSLKRRDLQSESHVEKLLSFSALNRHFKLYLTSSAEHFSKNIQAFTVDGQGKERPYHIQWQEFFTGHLVGQSNSKVIAHIGDEDVTLRINTNEEEYNIEPLWRFLNDTQDKRLLVYRSEDIKDFSRLQSPKVCGYVKLEEEEGLLFGRLKEDKWTKREHPMNVPRQKRAVPDPLKNTCKMLVVADHRFFKHMGRSEESTTINYLIELIDRVDDIYRNTSWDNANFKGYGIQIDQIIVHSEPQAVSPGQKHYNMEKSQPYEDKDAWEVKQLLEQFSIDIAEKAAKVCLAHLFTYQDFDMGTLGLAYVGSQRPNSHGGICPKAYSNSATGKDIYLNSGLTSTKNYGKTILTKEADLVTTHELGHNFGAEHDPDGMPECAPTEDQGGKYVMYPIAVSGDHENNKMFSNCSKVSILRTIETKAPECFKERNNKVCGNSRVDEGEECDPGLLRLYDDPCCTSECMLRQNATCSDRNSPCCKGCQFESAQKKCQEAINATCKGESYCTGNSSDCPPPGNAPDDTICVDLGVCKDGECVPFCERAKDLRSCACNETDDSCKVCCRDEYGRCSPYLDDNQNFLYLRKGKPCTVGFCDMNGKCEKRVQDVIERLWDFIDQLSINTFGKFLADNIVGSVLVFSLLFWIPLSILVHCVDQKLDRQYEENTKSLFGPSNAEMLSSMDSASVRIIKPNPVVPSTSRHQPLQPVAPVPLVTVAPKLDHQRMDTIQEDPSTDSHIEEDDPFEKDPFPNNSTTAKSYEDLTDHPVTRSEKASSFKLQRQHRVDSKETEC, encoded by the exons ATGAGGGTCCCGGCCCGGCCCCTTCCCGCTTCCCTCCTGGTGCTCTTGGTGCTGTTGGGGGCCTGGGCCAAGGCGCCCCCTCTGACTCCGCTCCAGGCCCCGGGACACG AGAGGCTGGAATCTGTTCTCTCAGACTATGATATTCTTTCACTGTCCAACATCCACCAGCACTCATTAAAAAGAAGAGACCTGCAGTCAGAATCCCATGTAGAAAAACTTCTAAGTTTTTCAGCATTGAATAG ACATTTTAAATTATACTTAACTTCATCAGCAGAACACTTCTCAAAAAACATTCAAGCCTTTACAGTGGATGGCCAAGGCAAGGAAAGACCGTATCACATACAGTGGCAAGAATTTTTCACAGGACATCTTGTAG GTCAAAGTAATTCTAAGGTTATAGCACACATAGGTGATGaagatgtcacactgaggattaATACCAATGAAGAAGAATACAATATTGAG CCCCTGTGGAGGTTTCTCAATGATACACAAGATAAAAGACTTTTGGTCTACAGATCGGAAGACATCAAAGACTTCTCACGATTACAGTCCCCTAAAGTCTGTGGCTATGTTAaattggaagaagaggaagggctttTGTTTGGAAGGCTAAAGGAAGACAAATGGACCAAACGTGAGCATCCAA TGAATGTCCCTCGGCAGAAAAGAGCGGTCCCAGACCCCTTGAAGAACACTTGCAAGATGTTAGTGGTGGCAGACCATCGCTTTTTTAAGCACATGGGCCGTAGTGAGGAAAGCACTACAATTAACTACTTA ATCGAATTAATAGACAGAGTGGATGATATCTATCGCAATACTTCATGGGATAATGCAAACTTCAAAGGATATGGCATACAGATAGATCAG attaTTGTTCACAGTGAGCCACAAGCTGTATCTCCAGGACAGAAACACTATAATATGGAAAAAAGTCAGCCATATGAGGATAAGGATGCTTGGGAGGTGAAACAACTGCTGGAG CAATTCAGCATTGATATAGCTGAGAAAGCGGCCAAAGTATGCCTGGCTCATCTTTTCACGTATCAAGATTTTGATATGGGCACTCTTGGACTGGCTTATGTTGGATCTCAGAGACCAAACAGCCATGGTGGCATCTGCCCAAAGG caTATTCCAATTCAGCAACTGGAAAGGATATCTACCTCAACAGTGGCCTAACTAGCACAAAGAACTATGGCAAAACCATCCTTACCAAG GAGGCTGACTTGGTTACTACTCATGAGCTGGGACATAATTTTGGTGCAGAGCATGATCCTGATGGCATGCCAGAATGTGCTCCCacagaagatcaaggaggaaaataTGTTATGTATCCAATTGCTGTGAGTGGGGATCATGAAAACAACAAG ATGTTTTCAAACTGCAGTAAAGTATCCATACTTCGGACTATTGAGACCAAAGCCCCAGAATGCTTCAAGGAGCGTAACAACAAAGTATGTGGCAATTCCAGAGTGGATGAAGGCGAGGAATGTGATCCTGGCCTCTTGCGGCTGTATGATGATCCATGCTGCACGTCAGAGTGTATGCTAAGGCAGAATGCAACATGCAG TGACAGGAACAGTCCCTGTTGTAAAGGTTGCCAGTTTGAAAGTGCACAGAAGaagtgccaggaagccattaatGCTACTTGTAAAGGAGAATCCTATTGCAcag GCAATAGCAGTGATTGTCCTCCTCCTGGGAATGCTCCAGATGACACCATTTGTGTGGATTTGGGTGTGTGCAAAGATGGGGAATGTGTACCCTTCTGTGAGAGAGCGAAGGACTTACGTTCATGTGCTTGTAATG AAACAGATGATTCCTGCAAGGTTTGCTGTCGAGATGAGTATGGGAGGTGCAGCCCTTACCTTGATGACAACCAGAATTTCTTATATTTGAGAAAAGGAAAGCCATGCACTGTGGGATTCTGTGACATGAAT GGCAAATGTGAAAAGCGTGTGCAAGATGTGATTGAACGACTTTGGGATTTCATTGATCAACTTAGCATCAATACATTTG GAAAATTTTTAGCAGACAACATAGTAGGATCTGTGCTTGTATTCTCCTTACTATTTTGGATTCCTCTAAGTATTCTTGTGCACTGTGTG GACCAGAAGCTGGACAGACAGTATGAAGAAAACACCAAGTCTTTGTTTGGCCCCAGT AATGCTGAGATGTTGAGCAGTATGGATTCAGCCTCTGTCCGAATCATCAAGCCCAATCCTGTTGTACCATCTACAAGTCGGCATCAACCCTTGCAGCCTGTTGCACCAGTGCCTTTGGTaacagtggctcctaaactagaTCACCAAAGAATGGACACAATTCAAGAGGATCCAAGTACAGATTCTCATATTGAGGAAGATGATCCTTTTGAAAAAGATCCTTTTCCAAACAACAGCACAACTGCCAAGTCATATGAAGATTTGACAGACCATCCTGTCACAAGGAGTGAGAAAGCGTCATCCTTCAAATTGCAACGCCAACACAGAGTGGACAGCAAGGAAACAGAGTGCTAG
- the ADAM17 gene encoding disintegrin and metalloproteinase domain-containing protein 17 isoform X2 produces the protein MRVPARPLPASLLVLLVLLGAWAKAPPLTPLQAPGHERLESVLSDYDILSLSNIHQHSLKRRDLQSESHVEKLLSFSALNRHFKLYLTSSAEHFSKNIQAFTVDGQGKERPYHIQWQEFFTGHLVGQSNSKVIAHIGDEDVTLRINTNEEEYNIEPLWRFLNDTQDKRLLVYRSEDIKDFSRLQSPKVCGYVKLEEEEGLLFGRLKEDKWTKREHPMNVPRQKRAVPDPLKNTCKMLVVADHRFFKHMGRSEESTTINYLIIVHSEPQAVSPGQKHYNMEKSQPYEDKDAWEVKQLLEQFSIDIAEKAAKVCLAHLFTYQDFDMGTLGLAYVGSQRPNSHGGICPKAYSNSATGKDIYLNSGLTSTKNYGKTILTKEADLVTTHELGHNFGAEHDPDGMPECAPTEDQGGKYVMYPIAVSGDHENNKMFSNCSKVSILRTIETKAPECFKERNNKVCGNSRVDEGEECDPGLLRLYDDPCCTSECMLRQNATCSDRNSPCCKGCQFESAQKKCQEAINATCKGESYCTGNSSDCPPPGNAPDDTICVDLGVCKDGECVPFCERAKDLRSCACNETDDSCKVCCRDEYGRCSPYLDDNQNFLYLRKGKPCTVGFCDMNGKCEKRVQDVIERLWDFIDQLSINTFGKFLADNIVGSVLVFSLLFWIPLSILVHCVDQKLDRQYEENTKSLFGPSNAEMLSSMDSASVRIIKPNPVVPSTSRHQPLQPVAPVPLVTVAPKLDHQRMDTIQEDPSTDSHIEEDDPFEKDPFPNNSTTAKSYEDLTDHPVTRSEKASSFKLQRQHRVDSKETEC, from the exons ATGAGGGTCCCGGCCCGGCCCCTTCCCGCTTCCCTCCTGGTGCTCTTGGTGCTGTTGGGGGCCTGGGCCAAGGCGCCCCCTCTGACTCCGCTCCAGGCCCCGGGACACG AGAGGCTGGAATCTGTTCTCTCAGACTATGATATTCTTTCACTGTCCAACATCCACCAGCACTCATTAAAAAGAAGAGACCTGCAGTCAGAATCCCATGTAGAAAAACTTCTAAGTTTTTCAGCATTGAATAG ACATTTTAAATTATACTTAACTTCATCAGCAGAACACTTCTCAAAAAACATTCAAGCCTTTACAGTGGATGGCCAAGGCAAGGAAAGACCGTATCACATACAGTGGCAAGAATTTTTCACAGGACATCTTGTAG GTCAAAGTAATTCTAAGGTTATAGCACACATAGGTGATGaagatgtcacactgaggattaATACCAATGAAGAAGAATACAATATTGAG CCCCTGTGGAGGTTTCTCAATGATACACAAGATAAAAGACTTTTGGTCTACAGATCGGAAGACATCAAAGACTTCTCACGATTACAGTCCCCTAAAGTCTGTGGCTATGTTAaattggaagaagaggaagggctttTGTTTGGAAGGCTAAAGGAAGACAAATGGACCAAACGTGAGCATCCAA TGAATGTCCCTCGGCAGAAAAGAGCGGTCCCAGACCCCTTGAAGAACACTTGCAAGATGTTAGTGGTGGCAGACCATCGCTTTTTTAAGCACATGGGCCGTAGTGAGGAAAGCACTACAATTAACTACTTA attaTTGTTCACAGTGAGCCACAAGCTGTATCTCCAGGACAGAAACACTATAATATGGAAAAAAGTCAGCCATATGAGGATAAGGATGCTTGGGAGGTGAAACAACTGCTGGAG CAATTCAGCATTGATATAGCTGAGAAAGCGGCCAAAGTATGCCTGGCTCATCTTTTCACGTATCAAGATTTTGATATGGGCACTCTTGGACTGGCTTATGTTGGATCTCAGAGACCAAACAGCCATGGTGGCATCTGCCCAAAGG caTATTCCAATTCAGCAACTGGAAAGGATATCTACCTCAACAGTGGCCTAACTAGCACAAAGAACTATGGCAAAACCATCCTTACCAAG GAGGCTGACTTGGTTACTACTCATGAGCTGGGACATAATTTTGGTGCAGAGCATGATCCTGATGGCATGCCAGAATGTGCTCCCacagaagatcaaggaggaaaataTGTTATGTATCCAATTGCTGTGAGTGGGGATCATGAAAACAACAAG ATGTTTTCAAACTGCAGTAAAGTATCCATACTTCGGACTATTGAGACCAAAGCCCCAGAATGCTTCAAGGAGCGTAACAACAAAGTATGTGGCAATTCCAGAGTGGATGAAGGCGAGGAATGTGATCCTGGCCTCTTGCGGCTGTATGATGATCCATGCTGCACGTCAGAGTGTATGCTAAGGCAGAATGCAACATGCAG TGACAGGAACAGTCCCTGTTGTAAAGGTTGCCAGTTTGAAAGTGCACAGAAGaagtgccaggaagccattaatGCTACTTGTAAAGGAGAATCCTATTGCAcag GCAATAGCAGTGATTGTCCTCCTCCTGGGAATGCTCCAGATGACACCATTTGTGTGGATTTGGGTGTGTGCAAAGATGGGGAATGTGTACCCTTCTGTGAGAGAGCGAAGGACTTACGTTCATGTGCTTGTAATG AAACAGATGATTCCTGCAAGGTTTGCTGTCGAGATGAGTATGGGAGGTGCAGCCCTTACCTTGATGACAACCAGAATTTCTTATATTTGAGAAAAGGAAAGCCATGCACTGTGGGATTCTGTGACATGAAT GGCAAATGTGAAAAGCGTGTGCAAGATGTGATTGAACGACTTTGGGATTTCATTGATCAACTTAGCATCAATACATTTG GAAAATTTTTAGCAGACAACATAGTAGGATCTGTGCTTGTATTCTCCTTACTATTTTGGATTCCTCTAAGTATTCTTGTGCACTGTGTG GACCAGAAGCTGGACAGACAGTATGAAGAAAACACCAAGTCTTTGTTTGGCCCCAGT AATGCTGAGATGTTGAGCAGTATGGATTCAGCCTCTGTCCGAATCATCAAGCCCAATCCTGTTGTACCATCTACAAGTCGGCATCAACCCTTGCAGCCTGTTGCACCAGTGCCTTTGGTaacagtggctcctaaactagaTCACCAAAGAATGGACACAATTCAAGAGGATCCAAGTACAGATTCTCATATTGAGGAAGATGATCCTTTTGAAAAAGATCCTTTTCCAAACAACAGCACAACTGCCAAGTCATATGAAGATTTGACAGACCATCCTGTCACAAGGAGTGAGAAAGCGTCATCCTTCAAATTGCAACGCCAACACAGAGTGGACAGCAAGGAAACAGAGTGCTAG
- the ADAM17 gene encoding disintegrin and metalloproteinase domain-containing protein 17 isoform X3 — protein sequence MEKSQPYEDKDAWEVKQLLEQFSIDIAEKAAKVCLAHLFTYQDFDMGTLGLAYVGSQRPNSHGGICPKAYSNSATGKDIYLNSGLTSTKNYGKTILTKEADLVTTHELGHNFGAEHDPDGMPECAPTEDQGGKYVMYPIAVSGDHENNKMFSNCSKVSILRTIETKAPECFKERNNKVCGNSRVDEGEECDPGLLRLYDDPCCTSECMLRQNATCSDRNSPCCKGCQFESAQKKCQEAINATCKGESYCTGNSSDCPPPGNAPDDTICVDLGVCKDGECVPFCERAKDLRSCACNETDDSCKVCCRDEYGRCSPYLDDNQNFLYLRKGKPCTVGFCDMNGKCEKRVQDVIERLWDFIDQLSINTFGKFLADNIVGSVLVFSLLFWIPLSILVHCVDQKLDRQYEENTKSLFGPSNAEMLSSMDSASVRIIKPNPVVPSTSRHQPLQPVAPVPLVTVAPKLDHQRMDTIQEDPSTDSHIEEDDPFEKDPFPNNSTTAKSYEDLTDHPVTRSEKASSFKLQRQHRVDSKETEC from the exons ATGGAAAAAAGTCAGCCATATGAGGATAAGGATGCTTGGGAGGTGAAACAACTGCTGGAG CAATTCAGCATTGATATAGCTGAGAAAGCGGCCAAAGTATGCCTGGCTCATCTTTTCACGTATCAAGATTTTGATATGGGCACTCTTGGACTGGCTTATGTTGGATCTCAGAGACCAAACAGCCATGGTGGCATCTGCCCAAAGG caTATTCCAATTCAGCAACTGGAAAGGATATCTACCTCAACAGTGGCCTAACTAGCACAAAGAACTATGGCAAAACCATCCTTACCAAG GAGGCTGACTTGGTTACTACTCATGAGCTGGGACATAATTTTGGTGCAGAGCATGATCCTGATGGCATGCCAGAATGTGCTCCCacagaagatcaaggaggaaaataTGTTATGTATCCAATTGCTGTGAGTGGGGATCATGAAAACAACAAG ATGTTTTCAAACTGCAGTAAAGTATCCATACTTCGGACTATTGAGACCAAAGCCCCAGAATGCTTCAAGGAGCGTAACAACAAAGTATGTGGCAATTCCAGAGTGGATGAAGGCGAGGAATGTGATCCTGGCCTCTTGCGGCTGTATGATGATCCATGCTGCACGTCAGAGTGTATGCTAAGGCAGAATGCAACATGCAG TGACAGGAACAGTCCCTGTTGTAAAGGTTGCCAGTTTGAAAGTGCACAGAAGaagtgccaggaagccattaatGCTACTTGTAAAGGAGAATCCTATTGCAcag GCAATAGCAGTGATTGTCCTCCTCCTGGGAATGCTCCAGATGACACCATTTGTGTGGATTTGGGTGTGTGCAAAGATGGGGAATGTGTACCCTTCTGTGAGAGAGCGAAGGACTTACGTTCATGTGCTTGTAATG AAACAGATGATTCCTGCAAGGTTTGCTGTCGAGATGAGTATGGGAGGTGCAGCCCTTACCTTGATGACAACCAGAATTTCTTATATTTGAGAAAAGGAAAGCCATGCACTGTGGGATTCTGTGACATGAAT GGCAAATGTGAAAAGCGTGTGCAAGATGTGATTGAACGACTTTGGGATTTCATTGATCAACTTAGCATCAATACATTTG GAAAATTTTTAGCAGACAACATAGTAGGATCTGTGCTTGTATTCTCCTTACTATTTTGGATTCCTCTAAGTATTCTTGTGCACTGTGTG GACCAGAAGCTGGACAGACAGTATGAAGAAAACACCAAGTCTTTGTTTGGCCCCAGT AATGCTGAGATGTTGAGCAGTATGGATTCAGCCTCTGTCCGAATCATCAAGCCCAATCCTGTTGTACCATCTACAAGTCGGCATCAACCCTTGCAGCCTGTTGCACCAGTGCCTTTGGTaacagtggctcctaaactagaTCACCAAAGAATGGACACAATTCAAGAGGATCCAAGTACAGATTCTCATATTGAGGAAGATGATCCTTTTGAAAAAGATCCTTTTCCAAACAACAGCACAACTGCCAAGTCATATGAAGATTTGACAGACCATCCTGTCACAAGGAGTGAGAAAGCGTCATCCTTCAAATTGCAACGCCAACACAGAGTGGACAGCAAGGAAACAGAGTGCTAG